A window from Roseburia sp. 499 encodes these proteins:
- the pdxT gene encoding pyridoxal 5'-phosphate synthase glutaminase subunit PdxT, whose translation MKIAVLAVQGAFIEHEKVLESLGAECIELRKKEDLEQEFDGLVLPGGESTVQGKLIRELGMYEELKRRIENGLPVLATCAGMILLADEIEGGEQAHIGLLPAVVKRNAYGRQLGSFYTESEVKGIGTVPMTFIRAPYIEKVKADTEVLAEVDGNIVAVKNKNILALSFHPELDSDKKIHKYFLEMI comes from the coding sequence ATGAAGATAGCAGTACTGGCAGTGCAGGGAGCCTTTATTGAGCATGAAAAAGTATTAGAAAGTCTGGGAGCGGAATGCATCGAACTGCGAAAAAAAGAAGATTTGGAACAGGAATTTGACGGCTTAGTGCTTCCGGGTGGTGAGAGTACCGTACAAGGAAAACTTATTCGTGAACTGGGAATGTATGAGGAATTAAAGCGTAGAATCGAAAACGGACTGCCGGTACTTGCTACCTGCGCCGGGATGATTCTTCTGGCAGATGAAATTGAAGGTGGAGAACAGGCGCACATAGGACTTCTTCCGGCTGTAGTAAAGCGCAATGCTTATGGTAGACAGTTGGGAAGCTTTTACACGGAGAGCGAGGTAAAAGGAATTGGTACAGTGCCAATGACATTTATTCGAGCACCATACATTGAGAAAGTAAAAGCGGATACAGAGGTGTTGGCAGAGGTGGATGGAAATATTGTAGCCGTGAAGAATAAAAATATATTGGCATTGTCTTTTCATCCGGAACTGGATAGCGATAAGAAGATACATAAGTATTTCTTGGAAATGATATAG
- a CDS encoding arsenate reductase family protein: MECLFIEYPKCTTCQKAKKWLEEKGVAFQDRHIKEQNPTKDELKQWHEKSGMDIKKFFNTSGMLYKEMKLKERLPEMSLEEKYELLSTDGMLVKRPLLVTKKGVLTGFKPEEWEKLLKE; encoded by the coding sequence ATGGAATGTTTATTCATCGAATATCCGAAATGCACGACTTGTCAGAAAGCAAAGAAATGGTTGGAGGAAAAGGGCGTGGCATTTCAAGACCGGCATATCAAAGAGCAGAATCCAACAAAGGACGAGCTAAAGCAATGGCACGAAAAGAGCGGTATGGATATTAAAAAATTTTTTAACACCAGCGGTATGCTCTATAAAGAGATGAAGCTGAAGGAGCGGTTACCGGAAATGTCATTGGAAGAAAAATATGAACTTTTGTCTACGGACGGAATGTTGGTAAAAAGACCGTTACTTGTAACCAAAAAGGGTGTTTTGACCGGATTTAAACCGGAGGAATGGGAGAAATTATTAAAAGAATGA
- a CDS encoding acylphosphatase, which yields MIRERMIFTGRVQGVGFRYKVCYVARHHGMTGFARNEYDGSVTVEVQGTRAQIDDLIEILQHDNFIRIENILREEMELQEEKGFQIRG from the coding sequence ATGATAAGAGAACGAATGATATTTACCGGAAGAGTCCAAGGGGTAGGATTTCGCTATAAGGTATGTTATGTAGCGAGGCATCATGGGATGACTGGATTTGCCCGGAACGAGTATGATGGCTCTGTTACAGTAGAAGTACAGGGAACCAGAGCGCAGATTGATGACTTGATTGAGATTTTGCAGCATGACAATTTTATACGAATCGAAAATATTTTGCGGGAAGAGATGGAACTGCAGGAGGAAAAAGGATTTCAGATACGCGGTTAA
- a CDS encoding zinc dependent phospholipase C family protein, translating into MPGFTTHYLFGLNTYKQLKQNNIKKILHENHAAYNLGLQGPDIFFYFLPCYLIHDDNIGAIAHEKRTGKFLHYLLESRKLFPDQEALEIAEAYIAGFLGHYTLDTHCHPYIYWKSRFEEKNSRYHGAHMRLEVDIDAELLQFYKHRAPSRFRQESTIVLTPLQRRTIATILYYVYAKTYPELGIWHTTMRLSIRSMQLGTRFLRDSSGKKKVLLRKLEGMILGYPLLSSMIPSDSLTFYLDPLNILHKEWHNPWDKSFTSTESFFDLMEDAQEEYLSVLIQLSKIFSCQPHSEGERTETKALLKKLGSNSYHSGLDIGIPG; encoded by the coding sequence ATGCCTGGTTTTACCACACATTATTTATTTGGTTTAAATACCTACAAACAATTAAAACAAAATAATATAAAAAAAATACTCCATGAAAATCATGCAGCATACAACCTTGGTCTTCAGGGACCGGATATATTTTTTTATTTTCTTCCTTGTTATCTGATACATGATGATAACATTGGTGCTATCGCTCACGAAAAGCGTACCGGTAAGTTCCTGCATTATCTTCTGGAAAGCCGAAAACTTTTTCCTGACCAAGAAGCGTTAGAAATTGCAGAAGCCTACATTGCCGGATTCTTAGGGCATTATACCTTAGACACTCATTGCCATCCCTATATTTATTGGAAATCAAGATTTGAAGAAAAAAACTCTCGTTACCATGGCGCTCATATGCGTCTGGAGGTAGATATTGATGCAGAACTTTTACAATTTTACAAGCATCGTGCGCCTTCCCGTTTTCGTCAAGAATCTACCATTGTGCTGACTCCACTGCAGCGACGCACCATTGCAACTATTTTATACTATGTTTATGCCAAAACTTATCCGGAACTTGGCATCTGGCATACCACTATGCGTCTTTCTATCCGCTCTATGCAGCTTGGTACCCGCTTTCTGCGTGATTCCTCCGGTAAGAAAAAGGTCTTGCTACGCAAACTGGAAGGAATGATATTAGGCTATCCCCTGCTATCTTCTATGATACCAAGTGACAGCCTAACCTTTTATCTTGACCCGTTGAATATTCTTCACAAGGAATGGCACAACCCCTGGGATAAATCTTTTACCTCGACGGAGTCCTTTTTTGACTTAATGGAGGATGCACAGGAAGAATACCTTTCTGTATTGATTCAACTTTCTAAGATTTTCTCCTGTCAGCCTCATTCTGAAGGAGAACGTACCGAAACTAAGGCGCTTTTGAAAAAGCTTGGCAGTAATTCCTATCATAGTGGGTTGGATATTGGGATTCCTGGCTAG